A genome region from Nocardia sp. NBC_01730 includes the following:
- a CDS encoding maleylpyruvate isomerase family mycothiol-dependent enzyme — MSDAEVRKAVTAERTDLADLLAGLDAASWDAPTLCAGWRVREVVAHITMPFRLSSSRFVLEMIRAMGSFDRMADRRARDDAADLNAEDLLKSLWDNVDHPWKPPGGAFTGALSHDVIHGLDITVALGLDRRVPEDRLRLVLDALNRKSVAFFGVDLKGIELRADDLDFSYGSGTVLSGSAQDLLLVLCGRTLPEGHLTGAPAARFSTPGSTA, encoded by the coding sequence ATGAGCGATGCCGAGGTGCGAAAAGCGGTGACGGCGGAACGCACCGATCTCGCAGACCTCCTGGCCGGGCTCGATGCCGCGAGCTGGGATGCGCCGACGCTCTGTGCGGGCTGGCGGGTGCGTGAAGTGGTCGCACACATCACCATGCCGTTTCGCCTGTCGAGTTCGCGCTTCGTGCTGGAGATGATCAGGGCGATGGGCAGTTTCGATCGGATGGCCGATCGCCGCGCACGCGACGACGCCGCGGACCTGAACGCCGAGGATTTGCTGAAGTCGCTGTGGGACAACGTCGATCACCCGTGGAAGCCGCCGGGTGGCGCATTCACCGGCGCGTTGAGCCATGACGTCATCCATGGCTTGGACATCACCGTGGCACTGGGACTAGACCGCCGAGTGCCGGAGGATCGGCTGCGTCTGGTTCTCGACGCGCTGAATCGCAAGAGTGTCGCATTCTTCGGCGTCGACCTGAAGGGCATCGAACTGCGCGCCGACGACCTGGATTTCAGCTACGGCTCCGGCACGGTGCTGTCGGGCTCCGCTCAGGATCTGCTACTCGTGCTGTGCGGCCGTACGCTGCCGGAAGGACACCTCACCGGCGCTCCAGCGGCGCGATTCAGCACGCCCGGCTCAACTGCCTGA
- the xylB gene encoding xylulokinase: MTTVAGVDSSTQSCKVVVCDADSGAIVRRGQAAHPGGTEVDPNAWWDAFRTASTGLLDDVDAIAVAGQQHGLVALDAEGAPVRDALLWNDTRSAEAAEDLIVELGGPQAWVDAVGSVPVAALTIAKLRWMADHEPEQADRTAHVLLPHDYLTWRLRGGEPGRMPPPTTDRGDASGTGYWSPATGDYREDLLAMGFRGRTPELPHVLGPAQPAGRTPSGMLVAAGTGDNAGAALGLGVTEGDVVVSLGTSGTVFARATGAGADPSGAVAGFADATGAFLPLVCTLNAARVLTSTADLLGVDLNSLESIAAQSVPGSDGVVLLPYLSGERTPNLPHTAGSLHGLRPGAMRPATIARAAFEGMLCNLADALDHLTGIGVATRHVLLIGGAARSSLVAEVAAQIFGVAVTVPEPNEYVALGAARQAAWALSGAPQPPGWPAHTVAEIPTPPDATVGRQIRAQYRQARQALYG, from the coding sequence ATGACGACGGTCGCGGGGGTGGACAGTTCCACCCAATCCTGCAAAGTCGTCGTCTGTGACGCCGACAGTGGCGCGATCGTGCGCCGAGGACAGGCAGCGCATCCGGGTGGTACGGAAGTCGACCCGAATGCCTGGTGGGACGCATTTCGCACGGCGAGCACCGGGTTGCTCGACGACGTCGACGCGATCGCCGTCGCAGGGCAGCAGCACGGTTTGGTTGCCCTGGACGCCGAGGGCGCTCCGGTGCGGGATGCCTTGCTGTGGAACGACACTCGCTCTGCCGAAGCGGCCGAGGACCTGATCGTCGAGCTGGGCGGTCCGCAGGCGTGGGTCGACGCGGTCGGCAGCGTGCCGGTGGCCGCGCTGACGATCGCCAAACTGCGCTGGATGGCCGACCACGAACCGGAGCAGGCCGACCGCACCGCGCACGTCCTGCTGCCGCACGACTACTTGACCTGGCGGCTGCGCGGCGGCGAGCCGGGACGCATGCCCCCACCGACCACCGACCGCGGCGACGCCTCGGGCACCGGCTACTGGTCACCCGCCACCGGCGACTACCGCGAAGACTTGCTCGCCATGGGCTTTCGCGGACGGACGCCCGAGCTCCCCCACGTTCTCGGCCCGGCCCAACCAGCGGGGCGGACACCGTCGGGCATGCTGGTCGCCGCAGGAACGGGCGACAACGCCGGGGCCGCGTTGGGTCTCGGCGTCACGGAGGGCGACGTGGTGGTCTCCCTCGGCACCAGCGGTACGGTCTTCGCCCGCGCTACGGGTGCCGGTGCAGACCCGAGCGGCGCGGTGGCCGGATTCGCGGACGCGACCGGCGCTTTCCTGCCGCTGGTCTGCACGCTCAACGCCGCCCGCGTCCTCACCTCCACCGCCGACCTGCTCGGCGTGGACTTGAACTCGTTGGAATCGATTGCTGCACAATCTGTTCCAGGTTCCGACGGCGTCGTGCTGCTCCCCTATCTGTCCGGTGAACGCACCCCCAACCTTCCGCACACGGCGGGCAGCCTGCACGGGCTGCGCCCGGGAGCCATGCGTCCCGCGACCATCGCACGCGCCGCCTTCGAGGGTATGCTGTGCAACCTGGCCGACGCGCTCGACCATCTCACCGGCATCGGGGTGGCAACGCGACACGTCCTACTCATCGGCGGCGCCGCCCGCTCATCCCTGGTCGCCGAGGTCGCCGCCCAGATCTTCGGCGTCGCCGTGACGGTACCGGAACCGAATGAGTACGTCGCGCTCGGCGCCGCCCGGCAGGCCGCCTGGGCGCTCAGCGGTGCGCCGCAGCCTCCCGGCTGGCCCGCGCACACGGTCGCGGAAATCCCCACACCGCCCGATGCCACGGTGGGTCGGCAAATCCGAGCGCAGTACCGGCAGGCACGCCAGGCGCTCTACGGCTGA
- a CDS encoding alcohol dehydrogenase catalytic domain-containing protein: MGEASGRLSVQELPGPIPKLGEVLVRVDAVGIRGPHRQVDGELALTPYSIAPAHGSTGTLIASEADSLPEGTRVAVDFARYCDACRRCSIGRHDPGEHCGPIGDLGWAA; encoded by the coding sequence GTGGGCGAGGCGTCTGGTCGGTTATCGGTGCAGGAGCTACCCGGCCCGATCCCGAAGCTCGGCGAGGTGCTGGTCCGGGTCGACGCTGTCGGCATCCGCGGCCCGCACCGGCAGGTCGACGGCGAACTCGCGCTGACGCCGTATTCGATCGCGCCCGCTCACGGTTCCACGGGCACGCTCATCGCATCGGAGGCAGACAGCCTCCCGGAAGGCACGCGGGTTGCGGTCGATTTCGCGCGGTACTGCGACGCCTGCCGGCGCTGCTCGATCGGACGACACGACCCCGGCGAGCACTGCGGGCCGATCGGCGACCTGGGATGGGCCGCATGA
- a CDS encoding glycoside hydrolase family 172 protein — protein MTASVGDLWRLDGARTRSISAENPTGAPGAGARAGDGTGAYAARLLGVGWKVSPSIALTDGETATLADVSGPGVFRHFWLTTERTALRALTLRMYWDDETRPAIDLPLGDFFCNGWGELALLSSEMVVVAPAGGLNSYWPMPFRHRARITLENRCGQTVPVYYQATYTEEEVPDAAGYLHTSWSRTTRLGIPAVHTILDTVSGPGRYVGTYLAIRPGAPGWWGEGEVKFYLDGDDAHPTICGTGTEDYFGGAWNFDLDGTYRTYSTPYLGLHQVLPPEEIYRPDQQFGMYRWHVRDPICFDSDLRVTVQALGWQDAETYLPLTDADIATTAWWYQS, from the coding sequence ATGACTGCGTCGGTCGGGGACCTGTGGCGGCTGGACGGCGCGCGGACGCGATCCATCAGTGCCGAGAACCCCACCGGCGCTCCCGGCGCGGGCGCGCGGGCGGGCGACGGCACCGGCGCGTACGCGGCCCGGCTGCTGGGCGTCGGCTGGAAGGTGTCGCCCTCGATCGCGCTCACCGACGGCGAAACCGCCACGCTGGCAGACGTTTCCGGCCCCGGGGTGTTCCGGCACTTTTGGCTGACGACGGAGCGCACCGCGCTGCGCGCACTGACCCTGCGAATGTACTGGGACGACGAGACGCGGCCCGCGATCGACCTGCCACTCGGCGATTTCTTCTGCAACGGGTGGGGCGAGTTGGCGCTGCTGAGTTCTGAGATGGTGGTTGTCGCCCCAGCGGGCGGACTGAACAGCTACTGGCCCATGCCGTTTCGGCACCGGGCTCGGATCACGCTCGAAAACCGCTGCGGGCAGACGGTTCCGGTGTACTACCAGGCCACCTACACCGAAGAGGAGGTGCCAGACGCCGCGGGATACCTGCATACAAGCTGGTCGCGCACCACGCGGTTGGGTATTCCGGCGGTGCACACGATCCTCGACACGGTGTCGGGCCCCGGCCGCTACGTCGGCACCTATCTGGCTATTCGCCCGGGCGCGCCGGGGTGGTGGGGCGAGGGCGAAGTCAAGTTCTATCTCGACGGCGACGACGCACACCCGACCATTTGCGGCACCGGTACCGAAGATTACTTCGGCGGCGCGTGGAATTTTGATCTCGACGGGACATATCGGACATATTCCACGCCATATCTCGGTCTGCACCAAGTGCTGCCGCCGGAGGAAATCTATCGACCGGACCAGCAATTCGGGATGTATCGCTGGCATGTGCGCGATCCGATCTGTTTCGACAGCGATCTGCGCGTCACAGTTCAGGCGCTCGGATGGCAGGACGCGGAAACCTATCTTCCGCTCACGGACGCCGACATCGCGACCACGGCGTGGTGGTATCAGTCCTGA
- a CDS encoding thioredoxin family protein, giving the protein MPTIDLTQHTFDTVIASNPIVLVDWWAGWCGPCQYFAPVYEASSDRHPEIVHGKVDTEAEVTLKTNARVTQFPTLMAFREGLLVYSEAGALAGDALEDLVQQILWLDMDQIRREVARQSEAQQLATATASSAVPAARMAGPAPIPSRYGWPGL; this is encoded by the coding sequence ATGCCCACAATCGACCTGACCCAGCACACCTTCGACACCGTCATCGCGTCCAACCCCATCGTGCTCGTGGATTGGTGGGCGGGATGGTGTGGACCATGTCAGTATTTCGCCCCGGTGTACGAGGCGTCGTCGGACCGTCACCCGGAGATCGTGCACGGCAAGGTGGACACCGAAGCCGAAGTCACGTTGAAAACCAATGCACGGGTCACTCAGTTCCCGACGCTGATGGCGTTCCGGGAGGGCCTGCTGGTGTATTCGGAGGCGGGCGCTTTGGCAGGCGACGCGCTGGAAGACCTGGTCCAGCAGATCCTGTGGCTCGACATGGACCAGATTCGGCGGGAAGTCGCCAGGCAGTCCGAAGCCCAACAGCTCGCCACGGCGACCGCGTCATCCGCCGTTCCCGCCGCGCGCATGGCCGGACCGGCGCCGATACCGAGTCGGTATGGATGGCCCGGACTATGA
- a CDS encoding FGGY-family carbohydrate kinase: protein MTIFLGIDIGTASSKGVLTTEDGTILAKAERTHGISMPRPGWVEHDAEAVWWDDFVALARDLVCAADSAHLDGLAVSGIGPCLLPADAEGRPLRPAILYGVDTRARAEIAELNDEFGAQAVLERAGSPLTSQAVGPKARWLVKHEPEVAERTAMLLMASSFLVHRLTGRYVLDHQSASQCVPLYDLRERAWATDWAERVVPGWTLPDLTWPTEIVGHVTADAAAVTGLPAGLPVTTGTIDAWAEAASVGVRAPGDAMIMYGTTLFLVQVLTDPRPHPGLWGTCGTWPGTYTLAAGMATSGAVTDWLRKLVGGEFADLIAAAADVPAGSRGLLMLPYFAGERTPLFDADARGIIAGLTLEHGRAELYRAVLEGIAYGVRHNMAAMAEAGGQARRLVAVGGGTKGGLWTRIVSDVTGLPQQLPADTVGACLGDALLAAEAAGVDTSAWNPIIDTVEPYPERTAKYEPYYRHYRELYERTTDIAHFLASEHHRAGAAF, encoded by the coding sequence GTGACGATATTTCTCGGCATCGACATCGGAACCGCCAGCTCCAAGGGCGTGCTCACCACCGAGGACGGCACGATCCTCGCCAAAGCCGAACGGACGCACGGCATTTCCATGCCGCGCCCCGGGTGGGTGGAACACGATGCGGAGGCGGTGTGGTGGGACGACTTCGTCGCGCTTGCCCGCGACCTGGTGTGTGCGGCTGACAGCGCGCACCTCGACGGACTCGCGGTGTCGGGGATCGGCCCGTGCTTGCTGCCCGCGGACGCCGAGGGCCGGCCGCTGCGCCCGGCCATCCTCTACGGTGTCGATACCAGAGCCCGCGCCGAAATCGCCGAGCTGAACGACGAATTCGGCGCGCAGGCGGTGCTAGAGCGCGCCGGGTCGCCACTTACCAGCCAGGCCGTCGGTCCGAAGGCGCGATGGCTGGTCAAGCACGAGCCTGAGGTCGCGGAGCGTACCGCGATGCTGCTGATGGCGAGTTCCTTCCTGGTGCACCGGCTCACCGGCCGATACGTGCTGGACCACCAGTCCGCCAGCCAGTGCGTGCCCCTCTACGACCTGCGCGAGCGCGCGTGGGCCACGGACTGGGCCGAACGGGTGGTGCCGGGATGGACCCTGCCGGATCTGACCTGGCCGACCGAGATCGTCGGTCACGTGACCGCCGACGCGGCGGCCGTCACGGGCCTTCCTGCGGGGCTGCCGGTCACCACCGGCACCATCGATGCCTGGGCGGAGGCCGCCAGTGTCGGCGTTCGCGCGCCGGGCGACGCCATGATCATGTACGGCACCACCCTGTTCCTGGTGCAGGTGCTCACGGATCCGCGTCCACATCCCGGACTCTGGGGCACCTGCGGCACCTGGCCGGGCACCTACACGCTCGCCGCGGGCATGGCGACCTCGGGCGCGGTCACCGACTGGCTACGCAAGCTCGTCGGCGGCGAGTTCGCCGATCTGATCGCCGCGGCGGCCGATGTCCCCGCGGGCAGCAGGGGACTGCTCATGCTGCCGTACTTCGCGGGTGAGCGCACTCCCCTGTTCGATGCGGACGCCAGGGGCATTATCGCCGGTCTGACCCTCGAGCACGGCCGCGCCGAGCTCTATCGCGCGGTGCTGGAGGGCATCGCCTACGGGGTGCGGCACAACATGGCGGCGATGGCCGAGGCAGGTGGGCAGGCCAGGCGGCTGGTCGCGGTCGGGGGCGGCACCAAGGGCGGGCTGTGGACCCGGATCGTCTCCGACGTCACCGGCCTGCCGCAGCAGCTTCCAGCCGACACCGTCGGCGCCTGCCTCGGCGACGCTTTGCTCGCTGCCGAAGCCGCCGGTGTCGACACGTCCGCGTGGAATCCCATTATCGACACGGTCGAGCCCTATCCCGAGCGCACCGCGAAATACGAACCGTACTATCGGCACTACCGCGAACTGTACGAACGCACGACCGATATCGCGCATTTCCTGGCATCCGAACACCATCGCGCGGGCGCGGCTTTCTGA
- a CDS encoding L-fucose/L-arabinose isomerase family protein: MARIGVISISDGRDYVHAGIADFIATTEDRLVDALTAAGHDVVRGTEPISDNALASSVARTVAAAGVDLTVLHYAVWAFPHFTMLAAGATPGPLLLLSNIDPVQPGMVGMLAAGGALDQIGRGHSRLWGDPSDPALIEAIGVRARAAAVVSGLRGSTFGRFGGRPMGMNTAVANTDQWQRLFGIDVEEIDQWEIVRRAELADGAEAKAAREWLERHTAGVHYDGAKLTPELLERQIRSYLAVRELIAEWRLDFSGIKGQPELTQYFATMDVTEAFLNDPYDWNGPKQPHVCATEADMDGALTMQLLKQIAGTPVLFADVRHYHADRDIWDLCNSGQHATWFAARSADPAENLAKVHLYPEVFFFPAGGASVHHLAAPGQMTLARLTRIDGDYRMQLMLGEFEDYDQQTNEALMKQSTWEWPHAFARLDARAEDFLSRFGANHIHAVPGDHRATVRAACELLHVTLDEFAR; encoded by the coding sequence ATGGCCCGTATCGGCGTTATCAGCATTTCCGATGGCCGCGACTATGTGCATGCGGGCATCGCCGATTTCATCGCAACCACCGAGGATCGGCTGGTGGACGCGCTGACCGCGGCCGGACACGATGTGGTCCGCGGCACGGAACCGATCAGCGACAACGCGTTGGCGAGTTCAGTGGCGCGCACGGTCGCCGCGGCAGGGGTTGATCTGACCGTCCTGCACTACGCGGTCTGGGCGTTTCCGCACTTCACCATGCTCGCGGCGGGCGCGACCCCTGGGCCGCTGCTGTTGCTGTCGAATATCGACCCGGTGCAGCCCGGTATGGTCGGCATGCTCGCCGCCGGTGGTGCGCTGGACCAGATCGGCCGCGGGCACAGCAGGCTGTGGGGCGATCCGTCCGATCCCGCGCTGATCGAGGCGATCGGCGTGCGAGCGCGCGCCGCCGCGGTCGTGTCCGGTTTGCGCGGTTCCACCTTCGGTCGCTTCGGTGGACGGCCGATGGGCATGAACACCGCGGTCGCCAATACCGATCAGTGGCAGCGGCTCTTCGGCATCGACGTCGAGGAGATCGACCAGTGGGAGATCGTGCGCCGCGCCGAGCTGGCCGACGGTGCGGAGGCGAAGGCCGCGCGCGAGTGGTTGGAGCGGCACACCGCGGGGGTGCACTACGACGGCGCGAAGCTCACCCCGGAGCTGCTGGAACGGCAGATCCGTTCGTACCTCGCGGTGCGCGAACTGATCGCCGAGTGGCGCCTGGACTTCTCCGGCATCAAGGGGCAGCCCGAGCTCACCCAGTACTTCGCCACGATGGACGTCACCGAAGCGTTTCTCAACGATCCCTACGACTGGAACGGTCCGAAACAGCCGCATGTCTGCGCCACCGAAGCGGACATGGACGGTGCGCTCACCATGCAGTTGCTCAAGCAGATCGCGGGCACTCCGGTGCTGTTCGCCGACGTGCGGCACTATCACGCCGACCGGGACATCTGGGATCTGTGCAACTCCGGTCAGCACGCCACCTGGTTCGCCGCGCGCAGCGCCGACCCCGCGGAAAACCTGGCGAAGGTGCACCTGTATCCCGAGGTGTTCTTCTTCCCGGCGGGCGGCGCCTCGGTGCATCACCTGGCCGCGCCGGGACAGATGACCCTCGCGCGGCTCACCCGCATCGACGGCGACTACCGGATGCAGCTGATGCTCGGCGAATTCGAGGACTACGACCAGCAAACCAACGAAGCGCTGATGAAACAATCCACCTGGGAGTGGCCGCACGCCTTCGCCCGGCTGGACGCGCGAGCCGAGGATTTCCTGTCCCGCTTCGGCGCCAACCACATCCACGCGGTTCCCGGCGATCATCGGGCCACTGTGCGCGCGGCATGCGAACTGCTCCACGTCACGCTGGACGAGTTCGCGCGGTGA
- a CDS encoding glycosyl hydrolase family 32, protein MATRGAVQAGAFARIYDPSFGEPQSWYINDHTLVRDDDGRWHIFGITHPEPADPFDETEFAHATAARLGGPWRKHAPALRVDREYGETFLWAPYVVGAHRRYYMFYAAGGADRTGAALNLATSTDLFHWTRQQAGPLFRDGYDARDPMVARVGDQWVMYYCATSTPTGGHHVVAYRTSTDLVHWGDRHIAYTDPTRGTEAGNTESPFVVRHDGWWYLFIGPRPHYIGTDVFRSDSPFRFHIGDKVGHIASHAAEVVHDDGRWWITSAGWGQSGVHLAPLTFPQSRVVKAVPR, encoded by the coding sequence ATGGCGACGCGCGGGGCGGTTCAGGCAGGCGCGTTCGCGAGGATCTACGACCCGAGCTTCGGTGAGCCGCAATCGTGGTACATCAACGACCACACACTCGTGCGCGACGACGACGGGCGATGGCACATTTTCGGGATCACCCACCCCGAGCCCGCGGACCCGTTCGACGAGACCGAATTCGCCCACGCCACCGCCGCGCGGTTGGGCGGGCCATGGCGCAAGCACGCGCCCGCGTTACGCGTCGACCGGGAATACGGGGAGACATTTCTGTGGGCGCCGTACGTGGTCGGCGCGCACCGTCGGTACTACATGTTCTACGCGGCAGGCGGCGCCGATCGCACCGGCGCGGCGCTGAACCTGGCCACCTCCACCGACCTGTTCCATTGGACGAGACAACAGGCCGGCCCACTGTTCCGAGACGGCTACGACGCCCGCGACCCGATGGTGGCGCGTGTGGGCGACCAGTGGGTGATGTACTACTGCGCGACCAGCACCCCGACCGGGGGACATCACGTCGTCGCCTACCGCACCAGCACCGACCTCGTGCACTGGGGCGACCGGCATATCGCCTACACGGATCCGACCCGGGGCACCGAGGCGGGCAACACCGAATCCCCGTTCGTGGTGCGGCACGACGGCTGGTGGTACCTGTTCATCGGCCCGCGCCCGCACTACATCGGCACCGACGTGTTCCGTAGCGACAGCCCGTTCCGCTTCCACATAGGCGACAAGGTCGGCCATATCGCGTCGCACGCCGCCGAGGTAGTGCACGACGACGGCCGCTGGTGGATCACCAGTGCGGGCTGGGGTCAGAGCGGCGTGCACCTGGCGCCGCTCACCTTCCCGCAGTCGCGCGTCGTCAAAGCGGTTCCGCGGTAA
- a CDS encoding nuclear transport factor 2 family protein, which produces MTLSMEDRLEINDLIARHGHLVDAGELDRMAELFTSEIVYDLTALGFGELHGIVALRDAAVALGDANPVGHHVTNVIVAETEAGVVRVLSKGIGINADGSCASVTYEDVVVRVSSGWRISYRKVIPRRAPLGG; this is translated from the coding sequence ATGACGCTATCGATGGAAGACCGGCTCGAGATCAACGACCTCATCGCCAGGCACGGTCACCTGGTGGACGCGGGAGAGCTCGATCGGATGGCGGAACTGTTCACCTCCGAGATCGTCTACGACCTCACCGCTCTGGGCTTCGGCGAGCTGCACGGGATCGTGGCCCTCCGCGACGCCGCGGTCGCGCTCGGCGACGCCAACCCGGTCGGGCATCACGTCACCAATGTCATTGTCGCCGAGACCGAGGCGGGGGTGGTTCGGGTGCTGTCCAAGGGAATCGGGATCAACGCCGACGGTAGTTGCGCGAGCGTGACCTACGAGGACGTGGTGGTGCGGGTATCGAGTGGCTGGCGCATCTCTTACCGCAAAGTCATTCCGCGGCGGGCGCCGCTGGGCGGCTGA